The Acidicapsa ligni genome contains a region encoding:
- a CDS encoding HAMP domain-containing histidine kinase, which translates to MSSKTANPVMRSAAWRISLWATLAFAIGIMLVFVMLHRFVANDIQRRSDQWLSGEVAVLGDVAGRTPKDRLYGRVVGEVAELASREVPNKLRSNSNENDSVFFLQAGDDGALKLWVGAGDGMPNLAAIRARKFISDAPYDLNVKGFNHPFRVASVRLEDGSHIYLGLSERDELRVLKNLRFRFFCLWLLVVLFGSAIVFFVTRRMLGHVREITEAASRIGQSDLSSRVPTSKRNDEVGHLALTLNRMLDRIESSMHQLHTITESLAHDLRSPLTAIRGKLEVVLSGDLKVEQSEPIVSAIDELDRLSEFLNTSLDVAEAKADALRLSRTDVDLDELVRIMIDLYEPSMLEKGLRVNLLSAGPVTILADAALLHRVVANLLDNELNHLPASCTVSIKLGTSESATTLIVEDDGPGFASEIGLRMFEQRVKGRDSRGHGLGLAFVEAVVRAHGGSVTASNRPEGGALLSISWPRETGEKIETSHSLTLVNR; encoded by the coding sequence ATGTCCTCAAAGACCGCTAATCCGGTCATGCGTAGCGCTGCATGGCGTATTTCTCTTTGGGCAACACTTGCCTTTGCCATTGGAATAATGCTGGTTTTTGTCATGCTTCATCGCTTCGTCGCGAACGACATTCAGCGTAGGAGTGACCAGTGGCTTAGTGGAGAGGTGGCAGTCCTCGGTGATGTAGCCGGGCGAACACCAAAGGACCGCCTCTACGGTCGGGTCGTGGGAGAAGTCGCGGAACTTGCAAGCAGAGAGGTGCCAAACAAACTCCGCTCCAACAGCAATGAGAACGACTCTGTCTTCTTTCTTCAGGCTGGCGATGATGGGGCTCTGAAGCTTTGGGTAGGTGCCGGTGACGGGATGCCAAACTTAGCTGCGATTCGCGCGCGCAAGTTTATCTCCGACGCTCCCTACGACTTGAATGTCAAAGGATTTAATCACCCCTTTCGGGTGGCATCGGTGCGACTGGAGGACGGGAGTCATATTTATCTCGGACTATCGGAGCGAGATGAATTGCGTGTGCTGAAAAACCTCCGCTTCCGGTTTTTTTGCCTCTGGCTACTCGTCGTGCTGTTTGGTTCTGCGATTGTGTTCTTCGTGACCAGACGCATGCTGGGCCATGTTCGTGAGATCACCGAAGCTGCATCCCGGATTGGGCAATCTGATTTGAGTAGCAGGGTTCCGACCAGCAAACGGAACGATGAAGTAGGACACCTGGCGCTAACACTCAACCGCATGCTGGATCGGATAGAAAGCTCGATGCACCAATTGCACACTATTACAGAGTCCCTCGCTCATGATCTTCGTAGTCCGTTGACAGCGATCAGGGGAAAGCTGGAAGTTGTCCTGTCGGGAGATTTAAAAGTCGAGCAGAGTGAACCGATCGTCTCAGCCATCGATGAACTGGATCGATTATCAGAGTTCCTGAATACTTCGCTAGATGTTGCTGAAGCGAAGGCTGATGCGCTTAGACTTTCACGCACCGACGTCGATCTCGATGAACTGGTTCGAATCATGATTGACCTGTACGAGCCTTCCATGTTGGAGAAAGGGCTTCGAGTGAATCTACTAAGCGCTGGCCCTGTCACAATACTGGCAGACGCTGCTCTTCTTCATCGGGTGGTCGCAAACCTTCTCGATAACGAACTCAACCACCTACCCGCATCATGCACCGTTTCCATAAAACTTGGCACAAGTGAGAGCGCTACAACCCTGATTGTGGAGGATGATGGCCCGGGATTTGCTTCGGAGATTGGTCTCCGGATGTTCGAGCAGAGGGTGAAAGGAAGAGACTCCAGAGGGCATGGGCTTGGGCTTGCATTCGTTGAAGCGGTGGTGCGAGCTCACGGTGGGAGTGTAACGGCGTCGAACCGTCCAGAAGGAGGAGCTTTGCTGTCGATTTCCTGGCCTCGTGAGACCGGAGAAAAGATCGAAACTTCGCACTCTCTCACACTGGTCAACAGGTAA
- a CDS encoding response regulator — MVEDEPEIQDFLKQPLADAGYEVDAAKDGRSAIQLASGKKYDVLIVDLGLPDQDGIDLILQLRRSGISSPVLILSARRSVDDRVKGLEQGGDDYLTKPFALAELLARLRNLLRRNLVTSEEASRLRVLDLELDFISRRASRGGEVLNLSPQEFVLLAYLCRHAGRVITRSMLLSEVWGMRIQPNTNVVDVHVYRLRGKVDTEGREPLIKTLRGIGYVLKDR, encoded by the coding sequence ATGGTCGAGGATGAACCCGAGATTCAGGATTTCTTAAAGCAACCCCTTGCTGATGCGGGTTACGAGGTGGATGCCGCCAAGGATGGGCGATCCGCCATCCAACTCGCGTCTGGAAAGAAATATGACGTTCTGATCGTCGACCTTGGACTTCCGGATCAAGATGGCATTGACCTGATTCTTCAGCTTCGACGCTCTGGCATTAGCAGCCCCGTATTAATACTTTCAGCCAGAAGATCGGTCGACGATAGGGTCAAAGGTCTGGAACAAGGTGGTGACGATTACCTGACAAAACCCTTCGCACTCGCAGAATTACTAGCAAGATTGCGTAACCTCTTGCGGCGTAATCTTGTTACGAGTGAGGAAGCGAGCCGCCTCCGCGTACTGGACCTGGAGCTGGATTTCATCAGCCGTAGAGCGTCTCGCGGTGGAGAGGTTTTAAATCTAAGTCCGCAAGAATTCGTGCTTCTGGCATATCTATGTCGACACGCTGGGCGTGTTATTACTCGGTCGATGCTTCTCTCCGAAGTGTGGGGGATGCGAATTCAACCTAACACCAATGTTGTTGACGTACATGTCTACCGCCTGCGCGGCAAGGTGGATACAGAAGGCCGTGAGCCGCTGATCAAGACCTTACGAGGTATTGGCTATGTCCTCAAAGACCGCTAA
- a CDS encoding type III polyketide synthase → MTTAYLNRIATAVPEHDVHDAFAAFAENMLADPRRRTVFRRMVSRADIAHRYSFFDPQKGSGQFSLHDAYDFYRPGNFPDTARRMELFEQCAPILMRKAVDRLALNEQERSGITHVLVTCCTGLYAPGLDFEIVDHLGLSPDVERTMVGFMGCYAAINALKLARHIVRSDPKAGVLMLNLELCTLHFQETQDLEQVLSFLVFADGAAANLITAHEQGFALDSFKAVMVPETRGLITWKIGGRGFDMLLSGQVPGELGRALHEGELMAQRDGIDLWAVHPGGRSILDAVEKGLALPPDALATSREVLSCFGNMSSATVMFVLQRLMLQAQPGQRGCAMSFGPGLTAETMRFHAV, encoded by the coding sequence ATGACTACGGCTTACCTGAACCGCATCGCCACTGCCGTACCAGAGCACGATGTGCATGACGCCTTCGCCGCCTTCGCAGAGAACATGCTTGCCGATCCGCGGCGCCGCACGGTCTTCCGCCGCATGGTGAGCCGCGCTGACATCGCGCATCGCTATTCATTCTTCGATCCGCAGAAAGGCTCCGGCCAATTCTCTTTGCATGATGCGTATGATTTCTATCGGCCAGGCAACTTTCCCGACACGGCGCGGCGTATGGAACTGTTTGAGCAGTGCGCTCCGATACTGATGAGGAAGGCCGTAGACCGGCTTGCTCTCAATGAGCAGGAGCGCTCCGGTATTACGCATGTGTTGGTGACCTGCTGCACGGGGCTCTATGCGCCCGGTCTGGACTTTGAGATCGTCGATCACCTCGGACTTTCGCCGGACGTGGAGCGCACGATGGTTGGATTCATGGGGTGCTATGCCGCGATCAATGCGTTGAAGCTGGCGCGGCACATTGTGCGCTCAGATCCGAAGGCGGGTGTGCTGATGTTGAACCTTGAGCTGTGTACGCTGCACTTCCAGGAGACGCAGGATCTGGAGCAGGTGCTCTCGTTCTTGGTCTTCGCCGACGGAGCTGCGGCGAACCTAATCACTGCGCACGAGCAGGGTTTTGCTCTGGACAGCTTTAAAGCGGTGATGGTGCCGGAGACACGTGGGCTAATCACCTGGAAGATCGGCGGGCGAGGTTTCGACATGCTGCTTTCCGGGCAAGTGCCGGGAGAGTTGGGCCGCGCGCTACACGAGGGCGAACTGATGGCCCAACGTGATGGTATCGACCTGTGGGCTGTTCATCCGGGTGGGCGATCGATTCTGGACGCGGTGGAGAAGGGACTGGCGCTACCGCCCGATGCGCTGGCGACGTCGCGCGAGGTTCTGTCGTGTTTCGGCAACATGTCGTCGGCGACAGTGATGTTTGTGTTGCAGCGACTCATGTTGCAAGCGCAACCAGGTCAGCGTGGGTGTGCGATGTCGTTTGGGCCGGGGCTGACAGCGGAGACGATGCGTTTTCATGCGGTCTAG
- a CDS encoding methyltransferase domain-containing protein, with translation MRSSAESDFSRRVSPRKLPELMDGNCSYEDFRDCLRSLEKVNRWLLGYRPTLAWLERLPLERLDPVHIVDVGSGGGDLLRQIAGWAKRRGIAVRLTGIDLNPYAARAAAESTPKELRITWMTGDAMESRPEQPMYIVVSSLMAHHLEDEEIVALLRWMEATVKAGWFINDLERSEWSSRMFGWMAKVVKWHRFVRHDGPVSFRRAFRKEDWIRLLAAAEVPQEAVTVERWRPGRLCVGRWK, from the coding sequence ATGCGGTCTAGTGCGGAAAGCGACTTCAGTCGGCGTGTCTCTCCGCGGAAGTTGCCGGAGCTGATGGACGGTAACTGTAGCTATGAGGATTTCCGTGACTGCCTGCGTAGTCTGGAAAAGGTCAATCGCTGGCTGCTGGGTTATCGGCCGACACTGGCTTGGCTGGAGCGGTTGCCACTTGAACGGCTTGATCCAGTACACATCGTCGATGTGGGCAGTGGCGGCGGCGATCTACTACGGCAGATTGCAGGCTGGGCAAAGAGACGGGGCATTGCTGTGCGGTTAACGGGGATCGATTTAAATCCTTATGCTGCACGCGCAGCAGCGGAGTCTACGCCGAAGGAACTCAGAATCACGTGGATGACCGGCGATGCCATGGAATCTCGACCGGAGCAGCCGATGTATATCGTCGTTAGTTCGCTGATGGCACATCATTTGGAGGACGAGGAGATCGTCGCACTGCTGAGGTGGATGGAAGCGACGGTAAAGGCAGGTTGGTTTATCAATGATTTGGAGCGGTCCGAGTGGAGTAGTCGGATGTTTGGGTGGATGGCAAAGGTGGTGAAGTGGCACCGGTTTGTGCGGCATGATGGGCCGGTGTCGTTCCGGCGGGCCTTCAGGAAGGAGGATTGGATACGCTTGCTGGCTGCAGCTGAG